From the Selenomonas timonae genome, one window contains:
- a CDS encoding HD domain-containing protein produces MRQRIRQFIQAVFGRLNAEGHTFIRTYLSTPEQRLFYAMHEADQLHAFRVALTAKELYAKQSRDDSDEYILLIRCSLLHDIGRVKGDADIWGKVLAVLFYRFIPSLIPYFVRKKDTASVLGRIGRALHVHISHPYIGADKLRAIGAAHVAEIIQHHQKKAAPEDSLVLSLLKAADARN; encoded by the coding sequence ATGAGACAGCGCATACGGCAGTTTATACAGGCCGTATTCGGACGACTGAATGCGGAGGGGCACACTTTTATCCGCACTTATCTGAGCACTCCCGAACAGAGGCTGTTCTATGCGATGCATGAGGCGGATCAGCTGCACGCTTTTCGCGTTGCACTCACGGCAAAGGAGCTTTATGCAAAGCAGTCTCGTGACGATTCGGACGAATACATCCTCCTGATTCGCTGTTCGCTCCTCCATGATATAGGACGTGTCAAAGGGGATGCGGATATCTGGGGCAAGGTGCTAGCTGTCCTTTTCTATCGCTTCATTCCGTCTCTGATTCCGTATTTTGTCCGAAAAAAAGACACGGCCAGTGTTTTGGGAAGAATAGGGAGGGCTCTTCATGTCCATATCAGCCATCCATATATAGGCGCTGACAAATTGCGCGCGATTGGCGCTGCTCATGTAGCCGAAATCATTCAGCACCATCAAAAAAAAGCAGCACCAGAGGATTCTCTGGTGCTGTCCCTGTTAAAGGCGGCAGATGCGCGCAACTAG
- the hisZ gene encoding ATP phosphoribosyltransferase regulatory subunit, with translation MMNPEKLILETPYGTRDLLPRDAAEMRHMENMLSSLFRSWGYDEVVTPTIEHLETLAPRVQEENSLFMLLGNQNKILALRNEMTTPIARLVSSRLKDAPVPLKLSYIGNVFRVEQTQMGRQCEFHQAGVELMGSERPAADAEIVSLAIASVLACGIKDFQIHMGQVDFLDGLLSYFEIDEQCQREIKSAIERHNFVLMDSLIDALPLSEQDRGMLKELPLLNGREELLRRLYDFPRNEQSRRAIDNLAEIYALLKSYGVADYVRFDLGIIRDFNYYTGMVFEGYSPGLGFPLCGGGRYDRLLTEYGHPMSATGFALGMERILLTLDRQGIQIPSVSRDVYIGYAEQSIGEAIRRAMELRQTGKIVELGLKGQSYEEAESSREARGYAALEYFQ, from the coding sequence ATGATGAATCCCGAAAAGCTCATCCTGGAAACGCCCTATGGAACGCGGGATCTCCTGCCGAGAGATGCGGCGGAGATGCGGCATATGGAGAACATGCTGTCCTCTCTGTTCCGCTCTTGGGGATATGATGAGGTGGTCACGCCGACGATTGAGCATCTGGAGACATTGGCACCGCGCGTGCAGGAGGAAAACTCTCTCTTCATGCTCCTGGGCAATCAGAACAAGATCCTCGCCCTCCGCAATGAAATGACGACACCAATTGCGCGACTCGTCAGCAGTCGGCTGAAAGACGCACCCGTCCCCTTGAAATTATCCTATATCGGCAATGTGTTTCGTGTGGAGCAGACGCAGATGGGGCGCCAGTGTGAATTTCATCAGGCGGGTGTCGAACTCATGGGGAGCGAACGCCCTGCAGCAGATGCGGAGATTGTTTCACTTGCGATTGCCTCTGTTCTTGCATGCGGCATCAAGGATTTTCAAATACACATGGGGCAGGTGGATTTTCTCGATGGTCTCCTGTCGTACTTTGAGATTGACGAACAGTGCCAGCGGGAAATCAAGTCTGCGATTGAGCGTCACAATTTTGTTCTCATGGACAGTTTGATTGACGCCTTGCCGCTCTCAGAGCAGGACAGGGGAATGCTGAAGGAACTTCCCCTGCTCAATGGGCGGGAAGAACTTTTGCGCCGTCTCTATGATTTCCCACGCAATGAGCAAAGCCGACGTGCCATTGATAATTTGGCAGAAATATATGCGCTGCTCAAATCCTATGGCGTGGCAGACTATGTGCGTTTCGATCTCGGTATTATCCGCGATTTCAACTATTATACGGGGATGGTCTTCGAGGGCTATTCACCGGGACTTGGCTTCCCCCTGTGCGGCGGAGGCCGTTATGACCGCCTCCTGACAGAATATGGACATCCGATGTCGGCAACGGGATTTGCGCTCGGCATGGAGAGAATCCTGTTGACACTCGACCGTCAGGGTATTCAGATTCCGTCTGTATCGCGCGATGTTTATATCGGATATGCCGAGCAATCCATCGGCGAGGCAATCAGGCGGGCAATGGAGCTGCGTCAGACAGGAAAGATCGTCGAATTGGGGCTGAAGGGGCAGTCCTATGAGGAGGCAGAATCTTCCAGAGAAGCGCGCGGATATGCCGCCCTTGAGTATTTCCAATGA
- a CDS encoding YerC/YecD family TrpR-related protein has product MVNQKLRDDLTDQLCRAVLSLETMEECYQFFEDVCTIGELRAMAQRLDVARMLHEGFTYDDIVAQTGASTATISRVKRCLNYGADGYTLVLKGISTPLDDKEKA; this is encoded by the coding sequence ATGGTAAATCAAAAATTGAGAGATGATCTGACCGATCAACTTTGTCGTGCTGTTCTTTCACTGGAAACGATGGAAGAATGCTATCAATTCTTTGAGGATGTCTGCACCATCGGGGAGCTTCGTGCCATGGCGCAGCGTCTGGATGTCGCTCGTATGCTTCACGAGGGCTTCACCTATGATGATATTGTCGCACAGACGGGTGCCAGTACGGCAACGATCAGCCGCGTGAAGCGCTGCCTGAACTATGGAGCAGATGGATATACGCTTGTGCTCAAAGGTATTTCCACGCCTCTCGATGATAAGGAGAAAGCATGA
- a CDS encoding HlyD family secretion protein — protein sequence MEIDITNFLKKRALLFFVVFLIFILFISFLLLRGTGRTGESTISNARLVFEQQSIQAPHPLLVQDVHITEGDSVQQGEALLSIQNIVSDEELLRLQKNADLARMNLAQIQSGFIDTLSNQSPDAQEELEAARRRMERMNELYEMGAVSAAKRNEAAAAYEQEKAALGSVQAVRRADPKAVQVAEEQLKKAELALEKARNTGITELYAQRTGIISKVSVKAGDILAAGDDILALNITDHCWIEARLSEEEARRVYLGQIVRYEINGLHFEGTVEEITDIVTEQVDDNGAVEKCVRISVPQENASIGESISDIILHFSS from the coding sequence ATGGAAATTGACATCACAAATTTTCTAAAGAAGAGAGCACTCCTATTCTTTGTCGTCTTTCTTATATTCATACTGTTCATCTCCTTCCTTCTGCTCCGTGGAACAGGGCGGACAGGCGAATCCACTATCTCCAATGCCCGCCTTGTATTTGAGCAGCAATCCATACAGGCACCGCATCCGCTCCTTGTGCAGGACGTGCATATCACGGAGGGAGACTCTGTGCAGCAGGGAGAGGCGCTTCTCAGCATACAGAACATCGTATCAGATGAAGAGCTTCTGCGTTTACAGAAAAACGCAGACCTTGCGCGCATGAATCTTGCACAAATTCAATCCGGCTTTATCGATACATTGTCCAATCAATCTCCCGACGCGCAGGAGGAGTTGGAGGCCGCACGGCGACGGATGGAGCGAATGAATGAACTTTATGAAATGGGGGCAGTCAGTGCAGCGAAGCGAAATGAGGCTGCTGCTGCATATGAACAGGAGAAGGCTGCACTCGGCAGTGTACAAGCGGTCAGGAGAGCGGATCCGAAGGCTGTGCAGGTGGCAGAGGAGCAGCTGAAAAAAGCGGAGCTTGCATTGGAGAAAGCGCGCAATACAGGTATCACAGAGCTTTATGCACAACGCACGGGGATCATCTCAAAAGTCTCTGTAAAGGCAGGGGATATACTTGCCGCAGGCGATGATATTCTAGCGCTCAATATCACAGACCATTGTTGGATTGAAGCAAGGCTATCAGAAGAAGAGGCACGACGTGTCTACTTAGGTCAAATTGTACGATATGAAATCAATGGTCTGCATTTTGAGGGAACGGTAGAGGAGATTACGGACATTGTGACAGAGCAGGTGGATGATAACGGAGCAGTCGAAAAATGTGTTCGCATATCAGTACCTCAAGAGAATGCATCAATAGGTGAATCGATATCTGATATCATATTGCACTTCTCTTCCTAA
- the alaS gene encoding alanine--tRNA ligase: protein MTGNELREAYLQFFAEKKDHLRLSSYSLVPDNDPTLLLIGAGMAPLKPFFTGKMKPPRNRIVTCQRCVRTGDIENVGRTARHQTFFEMLGNFSFGDYFKQEAIPWAWEFLTEVVELPKDKLWVSIYPEDDEAREIWLKETDVNPDHIVALEDNFWEIGPGPCGPDSEIYIDLGEERGCGEPTCGIGCDCDRFLEIWNLVFTQYDRTEEGEYNLLAHKNIDTGCGLERLASVVQNKRTNFETDLLYPIIEYTSKIADVPYGTDPKKDISHKVIADHARSVSIMIMDGILPSNEGRGYVLRRTLRRAIRHGRMLGITKPFLDGAVDAVVEIFRNAKDFSEILAKQDYIKRVIRVEEDRFASTLAQGIELLNEEVARLKDAHETVLHGEVGFKLYDTYGFPRELTEEILHENGITLDGEGFHQEMEKQRTRARSARAENQAVSVPDLSGVDTGSLTEDADAVKATVVAIWRDGGLVDALHDGESAGVILSTTPFHPEGGGQVGDEGILRSELGYLSVSNTKRLPDGTIYHVAYVEEGQIQRGDAVDICLDAKKKLSSARNHTATHLLQAALRRVVGEHVQQAGSLVTPERLRFDFTNFEPVMEQQLRDVEELVNEEILRSNDLHISMMPIDEAKELGAMALFGEKYGDVVRVVSVPDFSIELCGGSHVSNTGQIGLFKIVSESGVAAGVRRIEAITGRAAFAYAAEMSRMVQELSRKLKTRSEDLVSQVDKFMDERKSMQEQLRNFATFRDQADAQKLLMGVQNIGDFHVVVGKANVDSMDELRKIADLTCEKLEAGIVVLGAIIEDKVNLVVKADKAAVQMGAHAGNIIKEAAKAVGGGGGGRPDMAQAGGKIPAQLPQAFEAAVAVIRRQISA from the coding sequence ATGACTGGAAATGAGCTGCGAGAAGCATATCTTCAGTTTTTCGCAGAGAAAAAAGACCATCTTCGGTTGTCCAGTTATTCTCTTGTCCCGGACAATGATCCCACATTGCTCCTGATCGGCGCCGGTATGGCACCTCTGAAGCCGTTTTTCACGGGCAAGATGAAGCCCCCCCGCAATCGCATTGTCACCTGTCAGCGCTGTGTTCGTACAGGCGATATCGAGAATGTCGGCCGTACCGCACGACATCAGACCTTCTTCGAGATGCTTGGAAATTTTTCCTTCGGAGATTATTTCAAGCAGGAGGCAATTCCTTGGGCTTGGGAGTTCCTGACCGAGGTTGTCGAGCTTCCCAAGGACAAGCTGTGGGTCTCCATCTATCCGGAGGATGATGAGGCGCGTGAAATCTGGCTGAAAGAGACGGATGTAAATCCCGACCATATTGTCGCGTTGGAGGACAACTTTTGGGAGATTGGTCCCGGTCCCTGCGGCCCCGACTCTGAGATCTACATTGATCTCGGTGAGGAGAGGGGATGCGGTGAGCCGACATGCGGTATTGGCTGTGACTGCGACCGCTTCCTCGAAATTTGGAATCTCGTCTTTACGCAGTATGACCGCACGGAGGAAGGCGAGTATAACCTTCTCGCGCACAAGAATATTGATACGGGCTGCGGTCTGGAGCGTCTTGCCTCTGTTGTGCAGAACAAGAGGACGAATTTTGAGACGGATCTTCTCTATCCAATCATTGAATATACGTCTAAAATTGCAGATGTACCCTATGGCACAGATCCGAAAAAGGATATTTCCCATAAGGTGATTGCGGATCATGCTCGCTCGGTTTCCATTATGATCATGGATGGCATTCTGCCTTCGAACGAAGGTCGTGGTTATGTCCTCCGCCGTACGCTGCGCCGCGCAATTCGTCATGGGCGCATGCTTGGCATTACGAAGCCGTTTCTTGACGGTGCGGTCGATGCCGTTGTCGAGATCTTCCGTAACGCGAAGGACTTCAGCGAGATTCTCGCAAAACAGGATTATATCAAGCGCGTGATTCGTGTCGAGGAGGATCGTTTTGCCTCGACGCTGGCACAGGGCATTGAACTACTGAATGAAGAGGTAGCACGCCTGAAGGACGCCCACGAGACCGTTCTGCACGGTGAGGTTGGCTTCAAGCTCTATGATACCTACGGTTTCCCGCGGGAACTCACCGAGGAGATCCTGCACGAGAATGGAATCACGCTCGATGGCGAGGGCTTCCATCAGGAGATGGAGAAACAGCGTACCCGCGCAAGAAGTGCGCGTGCGGAAAATCAGGCGGTCTCCGTTCCGGATTTGTCAGGCGTAGATACCGGAAGCCTGACCGAGGATGCAGATGCGGTGAAAGCCACAGTCGTTGCGATTTGGCGCGATGGCGGGCTTGTGGATGCCCTGCACGATGGTGAGAGCGCAGGGGTCATTCTCAGTACGACGCCGTTCCATCCCGAAGGCGGCGGACAGGTCGGGGACGAGGGCATTCTGCGCAGCGAGCTCGGCTATCTATCCGTCAGCAATACGAAGCGTCTGCCCGATGGGACAATCTATCATGTGGCATACGTCGAGGAAGGACAGATCCAGCGCGGCGACGCTGTAGACATCTGCCTTGATGCGAAGAAAAAACTTTCGTCTGCGCGGAATCACACTGCAACGCATCTGCTGCAGGCAGCACTGCGCCGCGTTGTGGGTGAGCACGTACAGCAGGCGGGGTCGCTCGTTACACCCGAACGCCTTCGCTTTGACTTCACGAATTTCGAGCCTGTGATGGAGCAGCAGCTGCGCGATGTCGAGGAACTTGTCAACGAGGAGATTCTGCGCTCGAACGATCTCCACATTTCCATGATGCCGATTGATGAGGCAAAGGAACTGGGCGCTATGGCACTCTTCGGCGAGAAGTATGGGGATGTGGTACGTGTCGTAAGCGTTCCGGATTTCAGCATCGAGCTGTGCGGTGGCTCCCATGTGAGCAACACGGGACAGATCGGTCTGTTCAAGATCGTCAGTGAGTCCGGCGTTGCAGCAGGTGTGCGACGTATTGAGGCAATCACGGGACGGGCAGCATTTGCATATGCAGCAGAAATGTCCCGTATGGTTCAGGAACTCTCGCGTAAGCTGAAAACGAGGTCGGAGGATCTTGTTTCTCAGGTGGATAAGTTCATGGATGAGAGAAAGTCCATGCAGGAACAGCTGCGTAACTTTGCCACCTTCCGCGATCAGGCAGATGCGCAGAAGCTCCTCATGGGTGTCCAGAACATTGGCGATTTCCATGTAGTGGTTGGCAAAGCCAATGTTGACTCGATGGATGAACTACGCAAGATTGCAGATCTGACATGCGAGAAGCTTGAAGCGGGCATCGTCGTGCTCGGAGCAATCATCGAGGATAAGGTCAACCTTGTCGTCAAGGCCGACAAAGCTGCCGTACAGATGGGTGCTCATGCGGGCAATATCATCAAGGAAGCGGCGAAAGCGGTTGGCGGCGGTGGCGGCGGACGTCCTGATATGGCACAGGCAGGCGGCAAGATTCCTGCGCAGCTGCCGCAGGCGTTTGAAGCGGCTGTTGCGGTCATCCGTCGGCAGATTTCTGCCTAA
- a CDS encoding FtsK/SpoIIIE family DNA translocase produces MEGFFLGKKSSGRRTSRSVPAKRRNTAPNGSGRKYELIGLILLAFALLSGIGILGLNVGFVGFFFADFFRYFFGWGAPFAILLIALISLQYIIHHRGLLYTKKFFGVIGLFISLLAVWHHFVIPVDEEILPQNLADGGGLIGGAFLLFLRSCFGVDGAIILLSTIIVGSVLLSTTWSLASGYMKTREQAKKGANAAGAVLHTTREKVSAAAEKIETKTAAIVSDTLSAVPYNQEKDPMFLEESAPVQEQVADPPVSEPPIANSVEEEPETASVQVTEITMPNETLPSDTTEETSSAPFPIDYGTVEEAPHDEIIISQGDVPPVADITVTDEQEFMQDEIEPQMMIPTEEQESSFEQDIISPDASSENDHEDQAEALPSVSVPPTHLPPEAEEGGQHPYEIPKVTHILSKHIKKENASLAQEIEENARILQQTLESFHVNAKVISACHGPAVTRYDLEPAPGVKVSKVTNLAEDIALQLATSSVRIEPVPGKAAIGIEIPNRTLEGVQLREVLENPQFQEASSKLTVGLGMDISGQAIFADIGKMPHLLVAGATGSGKSVCINTLISSILFKATPDEVKFILIDPKMVELSNYNGIPHLMVPVVTDPKKASSVLNWAVQEMEKRYSIFATHGVRDIKSFNRRYAEETMPFIVIVIDELADLMMVSPKDVEDAICRILQKARAAGIHMILATQRPSVNVITGIIKANLPSRISFAVSSQVDSRTILDRGGAETLLGKGDMLFSPQGVSKPIRVQGAFISDEEVEMLLDYIRAQGQEICENEELIDFMESEAEEEDRSEDDELLVKQDKLLPDAVDLVMSTGQASTSSIQRRLSVGYSRAARLVDTMEELRIIGPSAGGNKPREILMTSEQAQELLKSVM; encoded by the coding sequence ATGGAGGGATTCTTTTTGGGAAAGAAAAGTTCTGGCCGACGAACGTCGCGGTCGGTTCCTGCCAAGCGAAGGAACACGGCGCCAAACGGATCAGGACGGAAGTATGAACTCATAGGACTTATCCTTCTTGCTTTTGCACTTCTTTCAGGGATCGGTATTCTCGGGCTGAATGTCGGCTTTGTCGGCTTCTTTTTTGCAGATTTCTTTCGCTATTTTTTTGGCTGGGGCGCTCCCTTTGCCATTCTGCTTATCGCCCTGATCAGTCTGCAGTATATTATCCATCATCGCGGTTTGCTCTATACAAAAAAATTCTTTGGTGTCATCGGCTTGTTTATTTCTCTGCTTGCCGTATGGCATCACTTTGTCATCCCTGTGGATGAGGAAATACTTCCGCAGAACCTTGCAGACGGCGGGGGATTGATCGGCGGAGCATTCCTTCTGTTCCTGCGCTCCTGCTTCGGTGTGGATGGTGCCATTATTTTGCTGAGCACCATCATTGTCGGATCAGTTCTCCTGTCTACAACATGGTCACTTGCCTCCGGTTATATGAAAACGAGGGAGCAGGCAAAGAAAGGGGCAAATGCGGCGGGTGCTGTCCTTCATACAACGCGTGAAAAAGTAAGTGCCGCAGCAGAAAAAATCGAGACAAAAACGGCAGCAATCGTCAGTGATACACTGTCTGCTGTCCCATATAATCAGGAAAAAGATCCGATGTTTTTGGAGGAGTCTGCACCTGTGCAGGAACAGGTGGCAGATCCGCCTGTTAGCGAGCCGCCCATTGCAAATTCTGTCGAGGAAGAACCTGAAACAGCGTCGGTGCAGGTTACGGAGATTACCATGCCGAATGAAACGCTGCCATCAGATACAACCGAAGAAACCTCTTCCGCGCCGTTTCCGATTGACTATGGGACTGTCGAAGAAGCACCACATGATGAAATTATTATCTCGCAGGGGGACGTTCCTCCTGTTGCAGATATTACAGTCACTGATGAACAGGAGTTTATGCAGGACGAGATAGAACCTCAAATGATGATTCCAACGGAAGAACAGGAATCTTCGTTTGAGCAGGATATAATCTCTCCGGATGCATCATCTGAAAACGACCATGAAGATCAGGCTGAGGCTCTGCCATCTGTCTCAGTTCCTCCAACCCATCTTCCTCCAGAGGCAGAGGAGGGCGGTCAGCATCCCTATGAAATTCCAAAGGTTACGCACATCCTTTCGAAGCATATCAAGAAAGAGAACGCATCGTTGGCGCAGGAAATTGAAGAGAATGCGCGTATTTTGCAGCAGACACTCGAAAGCTTTCACGTGAACGCGAAGGTCATCAGCGCATGCCACGGACCTGCAGTGACGCGTTATGATCTTGAGCCGGCACCCGGCGTCAAGGTGAGCAAGGTCACGAATCTCGCGGAGGATATCGCGCTACAGCTGGCAACATCCTCTGTTCGTATTGAACCCGTTCCCGGAAAAGCCGCGATTGGCATCGAGATACCCAACCGCACGCTTGAGGGCGTTCAGCTCCGTGAAGTTTTGGAAAATCCTCAGTTTCAAGAGGCATCATCCAAACTCACAGTTGGTCTGGGCATGGATATCAGCGGGCAGGCAATATTTGCAGATATTGGGAAGATGCCGCATCTCCTGGTTGCAGGTGCAACGGGCTCAGGTAAATCCGTGTGCATCAACACGTTGATCTCGAGCATCCTGTTCAAGGCAACACCCGATGAGGTGAAGTTCATACTGATCGACCCGAAGATGGTAGAGCTCTCGAATTACAACGGAATACCGCATCTCATGGTGCCTGTTGTGACCGATCCGAAGAAAGCCTCCTCTGTGCTGAACTGGGCGGTGCAGGAGATGGAGAAGCGCTATTCGATCTTTGCAACGCACGGCGTTCGGGATATTAAATCCTTCAATCGGCGCTATGCGGAAGAGACAATGCCCTTTATCGTTATTGTCATCGACGAATTGGCTGATTTGATGATGGTTTCGCCCAAAGATGTGGAGGATGCCATCTGCCGTATCCTCCAAAAGGCACGCGCTGCCGGCATACACATGATTCTCGCGACGCAACGCCCGTCCGTCAACGTCATCACGGGCATCATTAAGGCGAATCTGCCGTCCCGTATTTCCTTTGCTGTTTCGTCACAGGTGGATTCCCGCACCATATTGGATCGCGGCGGAGCAGAGACCTTGCTCGGCAAAGGGGATATGCTGTTCTCGCCGCAAGGCGTCTCCAAGCCGATTCGTGTGCAGGGGGCGTTCATCAGCGATGAGGAAGTCGAGATGCTCTTGGATTACATTCGTGCACAAGGGCAGGAAATCTGTGAAAACGAGGAGCTCATTGACTTCATGGAGAGCGAGGCGGAGGAAGAGGACAGATCCGAGGACGATGAACTTCTCGTAAAGCAGGATAAACTGCTTCCCGATGCCGTCGATCTGGTCATGTCCACAGGACAGGCATCCACCTCGAGCATTCAGAGAAGGCTAAGTGTCGGATATTCTAGAGCGGCTCGATTGGTCGACACAATGGAAGAGCTGCGTATCATCGGCCCGAGCGCCGGAGGAAACAAGCCCCGTGAGATTCTGATGACCTCGGAGCAGGCACAGGAACTCTTGAAAAGCGTCATGTGA
- a CDS encoding amidohydrolase, whose product MNTLIKNVTALLPDGTTATANIAITDDRITAVGDVPHDFHADKVIDGTAHFAIPGFVNAHTHASMTLLRSYADDMKLMDWLEQMIWPVEAKLRSDDIYWGAMLAAVEMIHSGTTCFADMYGPDMERVAEVVEQSGMRGVLSRGLIGVAPDSDKKLEENAALYENFHGAADGRITVMFGPHALYTCPPDYLKRVAEKAQALGAEVHIHMSETVGEVENCINQYGKRPFAHVASTGLFENGTLAAHCVHLDDEDIDIIKKYHIRVAHNPGSNMKLASGTAPVPRLLEEGICVALGTDGASSNNNLDMLDEVQLAALMHKVHTLDPLAVPALTAVKMGTEYGAQALSLHDVGRLQAGDKADIVLFSMHGAAWTPCYNPVSLLAYSAKSSSVDTVMVDGKILMENGVLKTLDEERILYEAQRVADRLTK is encoded by the coding sequence TTGAATACGCTGATTAAGAACGTCACTGCGCTTCTGCCTGATGGGACGACTGCGACTGCCAATATCGCCATTACGGATGATCGTATCACGGCTGTTGGAGATGTACCGCATGACTTTCACGCAGACAAGGTCATTGATGGTACGGCGCATTTTGCAATCCCCGGCTTTGTGAATGCGCATACACATGCATCGATGACCCTCCTGCGCAGCTATGCAGACGATATGAAGCTCATGGACTGGCTGGAGCAAATGATCTGGCCGGTCGAGGCAAAACTCCGCTCCGATGATATCTACTGGGGTGCAATGCTTGCCGCCGTCGAGATGATCCACAGCGGAACGACGTGCTTTGCCGATATGTACGGACCTGATATGGAGCGCGTTGCCGAGGTGGTCGAGCAGTCGGGGATGCGCGGCGTGCTCTCGCGCGGTCTCATCGGCGTTGCGCCGGACAGTGACAAGAAGCTGGAGGAGAACGCCGCCCTCTATGAGAATTTTCATGGTGCGGCTGATGGTCGCATCACCGTGATGTTCGGCCCTCATGCACTCTATACCTGTCCTCCTGACTATCTAAAGAGGGTCGCGGAGAAAGCGCAGGCGCTTGGTGCCGAAGTCCACATCCATATGTCGGAGACCGTGGGAGAGGTGGAGAACTGTATCAACCAGTATGGAAAACGCCCCTTTGCACACGTCGCCTCCACGGGATTGTTTGAAAACGGGACGCTTGCCGCGCACTGCGTCCACTTGGATGATGAGGATATTGATATCATCAAGAAGTATCATATTCGTGTCGCCCATAACCCCGGAAGCAATATGAAGCTGGCGAGCGGTACCGCTCCGGTGCCGCGCCTGTTGGAAGAGGGCATTTGCGTTGCGCTCGGTACGGACGGTGCGTCGAGCAACAACAATCTGGATATGCTGGATGAAGTTCAGCTCGCCGCGCTTATGCACAAGGTACACACCCTGGATCCGCTTGCCGTTCCCGCACTGACTGCGGTGAAGATGGGGACGGAGTACGGGGCGCAGGCTCTTTCGCTCCATGATGTCGGTCGCCTGCAGGCGGGGGATAAGGCAGACATCGTACTCTTTTCCATGCATGGGGCAGCGTGGACACCCTGTTATAACCCCGTGTCACTTCTTGCGTATTCTGCGAAATCCTCATCTGTCGATACGGTCATGGTCGACGGCAAGATTCTCATGGAGAACGGTGTGCTCAAGACGCTTGACGAGGAACGCATCCTGTACGAGGCGCAAAGAGTTGCAGATCGGCTGACAAAATAG
- a CDS encoding adenosylhomocysteinase, translating into MKSMIRDINLAPSGHAKIDWVKRFMPVMAAADKEYSVTKPFAGIKMVITLHLEAKTAYMATIFKHAGADVAVTGSNPLSTQDDVAAALVEEGIHVFAWHGCTEEEYDVFLNRALDIKPDIVIDDGGDLVDMLHTTRRELLPSLIGGSEETTTGVHRLKALERQGKLEFPMIAANDAYCKYLFDNRYGTGQSTWDGIMRTTNLVIAGKTVVIAGYGWCGKGGAMRARGLGANVIITEVDPIKAIEAVFDGFYVMPMDEAAKVGDIFLTLTGNKDILCKRHFDVMKDGAMMANSGHFDVEINIPELTEGSVSNDIVRENIREFVQPDGRRLYLLAEGRLVNLAAGDGHPAEIMDLSFGVQFFSALHLVRHGREMKKGVHLMPDEINVEIANIKLNSLGVSIDELSAEQKEYLGLA; encoded by the coding sequence ATGAAGTCGATGATTCGCGATATTAATCTGGCACCGTCCGGTCATGCAAAGATCGACTGGGTCAAGCGCTTTATGCCGGTGATGGCGGCTGCCGACAAGGAGTACTCTGTGACCAAGCCGTTTGCCGGAATCAAGATGGTCATTACGCTGCATCTCGAGGCAAAGACCGCCTATATGGCGACAATTTTCAAGCATGCAGGTGCGGATGTCGCTGTCACGGGCAGCAACCCACTGTCCACGCAGGACGATGTTGCCGCGGCGCTTGTGGAGGAGGGCATCCATGTCTTTGCATGGCACGGATGCACGGAGGAGGAGTATGATGTATTCCTCAACCGCGCACTCGATATCAAACCAGATATTGTCATCGACGACGGCGGCGATCTGGTTGATATGCTGCATACGACGCGCCGTGAGCTGCTTCCATCCCTCATCGGCGGTTCAGAGGAGACGACCACAGGCGTTCATCGCCTGAAGGCGCTCGAGCGTCAGGGAAAACTTGAATTCCCAATGATTGCGGCAAATGACGCATACTGCAAATATCTCTTTGACAATCGCTATGGCACGGGTCAGTCGACATGGGACGGAATCATGCGTACGACGAATCTCGTCATTGCAGGCAAGACCGTTGTCATCGCCGGATATGGCTGGTGCGGCAAGGGCGGCGCTATGCGTGCACGCGGACTCGGCGCGAACGTCATCATCACGGAGGTCGATCCGATCAAGGCAATCGAGGCTGTTTTTGACGGCTTCTATGTCATGCCGATGGATGAAGCCGCAAAGGTCGGCGATATCTTCCTGACGCTGACGGGCAATAAGGACATCCTCTGCAAGCGTCACTTCGATGTGATGAAGGACGGCGCGATGATGGCGAACTCCGGACATTTTGACGTTGAGATCAACATTCCGGAGCTGACAGAGGGCTCCGTGTCCAACGATATCGTGCGTGAGAATATCAGAGAATTCGTCCAGCCGGATGGACGCCGTCTCTATCTTCTCGCTGAGGGGCGTCTGGTCAACCTTGCGGCAGGAGACGGGCATCCCGCAGAGATCATGGATCTCTCCTTCGGTGTGCAGTTCTTCTCAGCTCTTCATCTGGTACGTCACGGGCGCGAGATGAAAAAGGGCGTCCATCTCATGCCGGATGAGATCAATGTCGAGATTGCAAATATCAAACTGAACTCGCTTGGCGTTTCCATTGACGAGCTGAGCGCGGAGCAAAAAGAATATCTCGGGCTGGCATAG